A region from the Linepithema humile isolate Giens D197 chromosome 1, Lhum_UNIL_v1.0, whole genome shotgun sequence genome encodes:
- the LOC105674529 gene encoding glutamate receptor ionotropic, kainate 2-like — protein MYRFFWAALILLVLAAPSCSITRYIKVGAIFHKGDEDHISAFLKAISETKQEQFAPAFELIPVTKYIDIDTDSFKTAVAACELLKEGVAAIFGPASIHTRGIVASIAARYDIPHIEYVWRDNEKLRANKNPPTIINVFPDSETVSQAIADIVESMQWRSFAAIYENEDGLSRLQKTLTLKRNKDSPITVRQLGEGPDYRSMLKEIRSLSICNVIIDVTPHKLIEVLYQAKEVKLLADYCNFIITYLDASKLPIFEVRNGTTANITGLSLRETDVEGINWLDSAILYDAVFLFDKALKALNARNINNEESLVVDPGPLSCDENNKYQAGPNITNIMREISKAGKITGIMNFDADGRRRDFNIYILDFRQPNVTKTAYWDYDGVHRVHTEQELESYLYKSIQEKTFKITTRVGAPYVSEVTDGSTRGIVIDQKRYEGYCIDLIEEIANYLGFKFEFELVPDKQYGTLNPSTKTWNGLIKRLLDRDADLAICDLTVTSQRASAVDFSLPFMNLGISILFSKPEEKVPDLFSFLLPLSADVWIYMATAYLAVSIMLFLQARMAPGEWDNPHPCNSDPEELENNFNLTNSLWLTIGSLMQQGSDILPKAPSIRMLATMWWFFTLIMISSYTANLAAFLTMDKMETPIKGVEDLAKQTKIKYGSVKGGSTSTFFQDSNYSTYKRMWAAMSEWRPSVFTGSNDEGVERVIKGKRQYAFLMESTSIEYRMERTCELDKIGGLIDNKGYGIAMPRNSPYRVPINNAILTLGEKGTLQALKKKWWQEMGGGLCVKDDAEKSVNTAELGLANVGGVFLVLMCGCGASLVTAICEFLWNIRKVAVREKITPMEALIAELKFAVNIWAETKPVKIAKSSSSASSMEGGLGRAASTARSIVGSFLRLDMLDKFDKDHNTNDRKIN, from the exons atgtatcgtTTCTTTTGGGCTGCATTGATCTTGTTAGTACTGGCTGCTCCTAGTTGTAGTATTACGCGATATATAAAAGTTG GAGCAATTTTTCACAAAGGCGATGAAGATCACATATCTGCGTTCTTGAAAGCAATTTCTGAGACGAAACAGGAACAGTTTGCGCCCGCATTTGAACTCATTCCTGTCACCAAGTATATAGACATTGATACCGATAGCTTTAAAACTGCTGTAGCCG ctTGTGAGCTTCTCAAGGAAGGTGTGGCAGCCATTTTTGGACCTGCAAGCATACATACTCGTGGAATAGTCGCGAGCATTGCAGCGCGATATGACATACCGCATATTGAATATGTTTGGCGGGATAATGAGAAACTACGTGCGAATAAGAATCCGCCGAcaattataaatgtgtttCCAGATAGCGAGACAGTCAGCCAG GCTATCGCTGACATAGTGGAGTCGATGCAGTGGCGAAGTTTTGCGGCAATTTACGAAAACGAGGATGGATTATCGCGTTTACAGAAGACTTTAACGCTGAAACGAAATAAGGATAGTCCTATTACGGTACGACAGCTAGGCGAAGGACCGGATTATCGCTCAATGCTTAAGGAGATACGTTCTTTGTCGATTTGCAACGTAATCATCGATGTCACGCCTCACAAACTCATCGAGGTTCTCTATCAAGCAAAGGAAGTCAAATTATTAGcagattattgcaattttattataacgtaTTTG GATGCATCCAAACTACCTATTTTTGAAGTACGAAATGGCACTACAGCCAACATTACTGGATTGAGCTTGAGAGAAACCGATGTGGAAGGAATTAATTGGTTAGACTCGGCGATTCTCTATGACGCAgtatttttgtttgacaaGGCACTGAAAGCTTTGAATGCgaggaatattaataatgaggAATCTCTAGTCGTTGATCCTGGACCACTTTCTTGTGACGAAAACAATAAGTATCAAGCAGGACCTAACATTACCAACATTATGCGAGAG ATATCGAAGGCAGGGAAGATAACAGGAATTATGAATTTTGACGCAGATGGCCGTCGACGAGACTTTAACATCTATATATTAGATTTTCGACAACCAAATGTCACGAAAACGGCATATTGGGACTATGATGGTGTGCATCGTGTGCACACTGAGCAGGAATTGGAAAGCTATTTATACAAATCCATTCAAGAGAAGACGTTCAAGATTACCACTAGAGTA gGTGCACCATATGTGTCTGAAGTGACCGACGGTTCAACGCGTGGTATTGTGATTGATCAAAAACGTTATGAAGGCTACTGCATCGATCTGATTGAAGAGATCGCCAATTATTTGGGCTTTAAGTTTGAATTCGAGCTTGTTCCGGACAAACAATACGGAACGTTGAATCCATCAACAAAAACTTGGAATGGCCTAATTAAGCGCCTTTTGGATCGT GATGCTGATCTCGCAATTTGCGATTTGACCGTAACATCTCAAAGGGCTTCAGCAGTTGATTTTTCTCTCCCGTTTATGAATCTCG GTATTAGCATCTTATTTAGCAAACCGGAAGAAAAAGTACCCgatttattttcctttcttcTTCCGCTGAGTGCGGATGTGTGGATTTACATGGCGACTGCTTATTTAGCTGTATCGATTATGTTGTTTCTTCAAGCTAG aatggCACCCGGCGAATGGGATAATCCACATCCATGCAATTCCGATCCTGAAGAACTGGAAAacaactttaatttgacaaattCGTTGTGGCTCACTATTGGCTCGCTCATGCAGCAAGGGTCAGATATACTACCCAA agCACCGTCTATCCGCATGCTTGCGACGATGTGGTGGTTCTTCACATTGATAATGATCTCCTCGTACACGGCCAATTTAGCCGCATTTTTGACCATGGATAAGATGGAAACGCCAATTAAAGGGGTTGAAGATCTGGCAAAACAGACAAAGATTAAGTACGGATCCGTAAAAGGAGGCTCAACGTCGACCTTTTTTCAA GATTCAAATTACTCGACATATAAGAGAATGTGGGCAGCAATGTCAGAATGGAGGCCAAGTGTATTCACCGGTAGTAATGATGAAG gTGTCGAACGGGTTATTAAAGGTAAACGACAATATGCCTTCCTCATGGAGTCGACTTCTATTGAGTATCGCATGGAACGAACTTGTGAATTAGATAAAATAGGCGGTCTAATTGACAACAAGGGATACGGGATAGCCATGCCGCGCA ATTCACCATATAGAGTGCCAATCAATAATGCCATTTTGACATTGGGAGAGAAAGGCACCTTACAAgcattgaaaaagaaatggtGGCAAGAAATGGGTGGTGGATTGTGCGTTAAGGATGATGCTGAAAAAAGTGTCAATACGGCCGAGTTGGGGTTGGCAAATGTCGGGGGTGTCTTCCTCGTTCTTATGTGCGGTTGCGGTGCTTCGTTAGTTACCGCCATTTGTGAGTTTCTTTGGAATATACGGAAAGTTGCTGTGAGGGAAAaa ATTACGCCAATGGAAGCGCTAATAGCAGAGTTGAAATTTGCCGTGAATATTTGGGCAGAAACAAAACCCGTTAAAATCGCCAAAAGCAGCAGTAGCGCAAGTTCTATGGAAGGTGGGCTCGGCAGAGCTGCGTCCACTGCTCGATCTATTGTTGGTTCCTTCTTACGTCTTGATATGCTTGACAAATTTGATAAAGATCACAACACAAACgatcgtaaaattaattaa
- the LOC105674363 gene encoding distal membrane-arm assembly complex protein 2: MLKRRLTFTLSKLCESSCSQNSLFAQTARAYSVDHEKRQYLWRKKEEDLQQSKVGDDPEKPKKFLWFPTDAPKMTDFSIGNIPKWLAHQKVQATKYSQKFIPERHETLGADLATAHFIIHRGGRVRFKGDTHWTEQDEKGKFNLPNTYNPRYHLEAIDVNGFDMHYEGLSNLCGLMRLKWLSLKNCKNVDDWGLDKISAEFPELEYLDISGCEKITERGLESLYRMFNLKTLIVTNHYKSVAFELTCLMLEDCTPGLTCEILVAEEKPKE; the protein is encoded by the coding sequence atgttgaaaaggCGATTAACGTTTACATTAAGTAAACTGTGCGAAAGTTCGTGCTCTCAAAATAGTTTATTCGCTCAAACAGCACGTGCATATAGTGTAGATCATGAAAAAAGGCAATATTtatggagaaagaaagaggaagatcTGCAGCAATCCAAAGTCGGAGACGATCCAGAAAAGCCCAAGAAATTTCTGTGGTTTCCCACGGATGCGCCCAAAATGACTGATTTCTCCATTGGCAATATTCCAAAGTGGTTAGCCCATCAAAAAGTTCAGGCTACCAAGTATAGTCAGAAATTTATACCAGAGAGACACGAGACATTGGGCGCTGATTTAGCAACTGCTCACTTTATTATTCATCGTGGTGGCCGAGTAAGGTTTAAGGGTGACACTCATTGGACCGAACAAGATGAGAAAGGCAAGTTTAACTTGCCCAACACGTACAATCCACGCTATCATCTTGAAGCGATAGATGTTAATGGATTTGACATGCATTATGAGGGTCTGAGCAACTTGTGTGGTCTTATGAGGCTCAAATGGCTCAGTTTGAAAAACTGTAAGAATGTTGATGATTGGGGTTTGGACAAGATTTCAGCAGAATTTCCAGAACTGGAGTACTTGGACATATCCGGCTGTGAAAAGATCACCGAGAGAGGACTGGAATCACTGTACAGAATGTTCAATTTGAAGACACTAATTGTGACAAATCACTATAAGTCTGTTGCATTCGAATTGACTTGTTTGATGTTGGAAGATTGTACACCAGGATTGACTTGTGAAATTCTTGTAGCTGAAGAAAAaccaaaagaataa
- the LOC105674364 gene encoding U11/U12 small nuclear ribonucleoprotein 25 kDa protein, producing the protein MDTVKDAESKHVMKNIEEESSVDKVKSEITLFNHQELVKLTKTTIGNIINSDPLFSGLPSDVTIEELKSYIAVAQGQAITLFLNRGELPKLSVVVPPHDTTVLDLKKAIKRHMNLSLKRENIKKKINWKHIWKKYHLCFEDIKLSNNNENIKLYGVTNKTELHFTKRRREKNKLIKEY; encoded by the exons atGGATACTGTCAAAGATGCAGAATCAAAACAtgtgatgaaaaatattgaggAAGAATCATCTGTTGACAAAGTGAAGTCTGAGATTACATTGTTTAATCATCAAGAATTAGTAAAGTTAACTAAAACAACTAttggtaatattattaatagcgaTCCGTTGTTTTCCGGATTGCCTTCAGATGTTACGATAGAAGAGCTTAAATCATATATTGCAGTTGCACAAGGACAAGccataactttatttttaaatcgtggAGAACTGCCGAAGTTATCAGTGgtg GTTCCTCCACATGATACAACAGTTCTTGATCTGAAGAAGGCCATAAAACGACATATGAATTTATCTTTGAAAAGAGAGAAcattaagaagaaaataaattggaaaCACATTTGGAAGAAATATCATCTTTGCTTCGAAGATATTAaactttctaataataatgaaaatattaaactttatggTGTTACTAATAAGACtgaattacattttacaaaaagacgcagagaaaagaataaattgataaaagagTATTag
- the LOC105674619 gene encoding integral membrane protein 2C produces the protein MTVITKAITEKKASDKMEQPLFVEENAAQDSSKTDPEAARPKSDSNGHYFVARRSIHHIHVTATFLLFLVALMILIIGVIGGLYIYKQYARTQMHRFRTGWYSIPYDSSNKASYGNNGVHQGLLADSDLFAKSLTRVMEQDALDIAKQMDHDINNFFKERFEIDLENEHYEKIDVPDFRGGRQGRFIHDFNINKTGIIDIDGQCCFVMPLNRQRVLPPRNMYDLLRKMYNGYYEVDTAIVRETMKVVTPPITDMSVVGTYIARECQDLPTYMLQKVNSSSVVKRSASSGVFGQFAGNSIMEVDIVNLEDFE, from the exons ATGACGGTCATCACGAAAGCGATTACCGAAAAGAAGGCGTCCGACAAAATGGAGCAGCCATTGTTTGTTGAGGAAAATGCAGCG CAGGATAGCTCAAAAACTGATCCCGAAGCAGCACGTCCAAAAAGCGATTCCAATGGTCATTACTTCGTTGCCAGAAGAAGCATCCACCATATACATGTAACAGCtacatttttgctttttctcGTCGCACTGATGATACTGATTATTGGCGTCATTGGTGGACTTTACATCTACAAACAATACGCGAGAACTCAGATGCACAGATTCCGTACTGGCTGGTACAGCATTCCGTACGACAGCTCAAATAAAGCATCTTACGGAAACAATGGAGTTCATCAGGGATTGTTAGCCGATTCCGATCTATTCGCCAAGAGTCTCACTAGAGTTATGGAGCAAGATGCACTGGATATTGCGAAGCAGATGGATCACGACATCAATAATTTCTTCAAGGAGAGATTTGAAATTGATCTTGAGAATGAGCACTACGAGAAGATTGATGTGCCCGACTTCCGCGGCGGACGCCAAGGTCGCTTTATACACGATTTTAATATT aataaaacaGGTATTATAGATATTGATGGTCAGTGCTGCTTTGTTATGCCATTGAACCGTCAGCGTGTATTACCACCTCGTAATATGTATGATCTCCTTAGAAAGATGTACAACG gTTATTACGAAGTGGATACTGCAATCGTACGTGAAACCATGAAAGTAGTGACACCACCGATCACTGACATGTCAGTCGTCGGAACGTACATAGCACGCGAATGCCAAGACTTGCCTACCTATATGCTGCAGAAAGTGAATTCTTCTAGCG TTGTGAAACGCAGCGCATCGAGTGGAGTGTTCGGACAATTCGCCGGCAACAGCATTATGGAAGTCgatattgtaaatttagaaGACTTTGAATGA
- the LOC105674620 gene encoding zinc finger Ran-binding domain-containing protein 2-like, which produces MARYSSESDSDHSSRYRRRRNRKSRSSSSESSESSPHRRRSSKHSKTKRRHRSHSRSRGRDRNSKNYKGSRSSHSRERDRRRYRSSTGRSHSSDRTRRKARSTSREKSRSPSSSSQSNQLKVTEKSQILVKDDFPIEPRFKDGVLEEINAEGFTPKQFTSSANKESKFKNIVIDITSDTIQIPPVPNVSSGSESIFHTSIMMDQEARFDKWVKKLYTLRQKAIADLIHTNVT; this is translated from the exons ATGGCAAGATATTCCAGTGAATCAGATTCAGATCACAGTAGTAGATATCGAAGAAGACGAAATCGAAAATCAAg atCCAGCAGTTCAGAAAGTAGTGAGTCTTCGCCACATCGACGAAGGTCATCAAAACATTCAAAAACAAAGCGTAGACATCGTTCACATTCAAGAAGCAGAGGAAGAGATCggaattcaaaaaattataaaggctCTAGAAGCAGTCATTCGAGAGAACGAGATAGAAGACGTTATCGTTCCAGCACAGGTAGATCACACTCTTCAGATCGCACAAGAAGGAAAGCTAGATCCACTTCCAGAGAGAAATCACGAAGTCCTTCCAGCAGTTCACAATCAAATCAACTTAAAGTTACTGAAAAGAGCCAAATTCTTGTGAAAG ATGATTTTCCTATCGAACCACGTTTTAAAGACGGTGTGCTCGAGGAAATAAATGCTGAAGGCTTCACTCCTAAACAATTTACATCGTCTGCAAACAAAGAAAGTAAATTCAAGAATATCGTTATAGACATTACTTCCGACACTATACAGATTCCACCAGTACCTAATGTTTCAAGTGGTTCAGAAAGTATATTTCATACATCG attatGATGGATCAAGAGGCGAGGTTTGATAAATGGGTGAAAAAGCTCTATACTCTTAGACAAAAAGCTATAGCTGATTTGATACATACAAATGTTACTTGA